A region from the Bacteroidales bacterium genome encodes:
- a CDS encoding ATP-binding cassette domain-containing protein, producing MKYEVPKKKITLGGLKKLLQLYRYIKPYRVEYGLGLLFLLATSLASLVFPKLVGQLVDYGNQGKLGEEINKIALLLIAVLIIQSVFSYFRVFLFVRVTEKTLADLRQSAYNHLIRLPMSFFQHRRVGELNSRISSDITLLQDALTSTLAEFLRQLIIIIGGISLMMITSARLTLFMLAIIPVIMILVVVFGRYIRKLSKQAQNQVADSNTIVEETLQGIQSVKAFTNEFFEMSRYRSKTREIALTGIKNGKLRGAFSAFSIFGLFGALVAVIWKGSNLLASGDLATGELFSFVMYSMFIGGTIGGMADTFARVQKFIGATEDLLEIFNENIEPISSETLSSGETNFEGKIRFQKVSFHYPSRTELAVLDEVSFDIEPDTLVALVGPSGAGKSTIVSLLLRLYDPTDGNIFFDEKESRTIPLTELRSQMAIVPQDIFLFGGSIRENIAYGKPAATEEQIMDAALKANAWEFISRFPEGLDTIVGERGTQLSGGQRQRIAIARAVLKNPRILILDEATSSLDSESERLVRDALDKLMKGRTSIVIAHRLSTIRQADNILVLQQGRIIEQGTHDELLKLDDGLYRSLSEMQFSL from the coding sequence ATGAAATATGAAGTTCCCAAAAAGAAAATAACCCTGGGTGGTTTAAAGAAACTACTGCAGCTTTACCGGTATATTAAGCCTTATAGAGTAGAATATGGACTGGGGCTGCTGTTTTTACTGGCTACCAGTCTTGCCAGCCTTGTTTTTCCAAAACTGGTAGGTCAGCTTGTAGACTATGGGAACCAGGGAAAATTAGGTGAAGAAATAAACAAGATAGCATTGCTGTTAATCGCTGTGCTGATTATTCAATCGGTTTTCTCCTATTTCCGGGTTTTCCTTTTTGTCAGGGTTACAGAAAAAACACTGGCAGATTTGCGGCAAAGTGCTTATAATCACCTGATCCGATTGCCAATGAGTTTTTTTCAACACCGCAGGGTCGGAGAGCTCAATTCCAGAATTTCTTCTGATATCACATTATTGCAGGATGCACTCACCAGCACTCTTGCTGAATTTCTCAGACAACTGATTATTATCATAGGGGGAATCAGCCTGATGATGATAACTTCTGCCCGTTTGACCTTATTCATGTTAGCCATCATACCGGTAATTATGATCCTGGTGGTTGTTTTTGGAAGGTATATCCGCAAACTTTCGAAGCAGGCCCAGAACCAGGTTGCAGATTCAAATACAATTGTTGAGGAGACCCTCCAGGGCATCCAGAGTGTAAAAGCCTTTACGAATGAGTTTTTTGAAATGTCCCGTTACAGAAGCAAAACACGGGAAATTGCACTTACCGGTATTAAAAACGGGAAACTTCGAGGGGCTTTTTCAGCTTTTTCCATCTTTGGGCTATTCGGAGCATTGGTGGCTGTTATCTGGAAAGGCTCCAACCTTTTAGCCAGTGGAGACCTTGCTACCGGTGAGTTGTTTTCCTTTGTGATGTATTCTATGTTTATAGGCGGGACAATTGGGGGCATGGCCGATACTTTCGCCAGGGTCCAGAAATTTATTGGTGCAACCGAAGACTTATTAGAGATTTTTAATGAAAATATTGAACCTATTAGTTCAGAAACTTTATCATCCGGAGAAACCAACTTCGAGGGAAAAATCCGGTTTCAAAAGGTCTCATTCCATTATCCAAGCAGAACAGAGTTAGCGGTACTTGATGAGGTTAGTTTTGATATAGAGCCTGACACCCTTGTAGCCTTAGTTGGACCGAGCGGTGCCGGGAAATCAACAATTGTCTCCCTGCTTTTACGACTTTATGATCCCACAGATGGGAATATTTTTTTCGACGAAAAAGAAAGCCGTACGATTCCTCTTACAGAGTTACGCAGTCAAATGGCTATAGTCCCGCAGGATATTTTCCTTTTCGGGGGTTCTATCCGGGAAAATATTGCCTATGGAAAACCCGCGGCAACAGAGGAACAGATAATGGATGCGGCCTTGAAAGCCAATGCTTGGGAGTTTATTTCCAGGTTTCCGGAAGGCCTTGATACAATAGTAGGAGAGCGGGGAACACAATTATCCGGCGGGCAAAGGCAGCGAATAGCCATTGCAAGGGCTGTATTAAAAAACCCTAGAATACTGATCCTCGATGAGGCTACCTCATCTCTTGATTCTGAATCTGAAAGACTGGTGAGAGATGCCCTTGATAAACTGATGAAAGGCAGAACTTCCATTGTAATTGCCCATCGCCTCTCAACCATCAGACAAGCCGATAATATCCTGGTTCTGCAGCAGGGAAGAATCATTGAACAAGGTACCCATGATGAACTACTAAAACTGGATGACGGATTATACAGGAGTTTAAGTGAAATGCAATTCTCATTATAG
- a CDS encoding TonB-dependent receptor, with the protein MNRNLYYVPRHILNRYVYLCLILSFGLLNPLFAQTTYTISGTVANQSGETLPGVNVIIKGDVSHGTSTDIDGKFSLTAPKPEVTLVFSFVGTDTKEMQAFAGVPLSVVLEEKSIGLSELVVVGYGTQKKSVVTGAISSVKSKDLEKASISRIENALQGRTSGLTIASSSGQPGSSATVRVRGTTTINDSDPLFVVDGIVVDNGGIDYLNSADIESMEVLKDAASCAIYGARAANGVILVTTKKGKAGSMIVNYNAYFGTQSPAKKLDLLNATQYATLQNEMVKNSGSSAIPYPNPESYGTGTDWQDAIFNNSAGIQKHELSVSGGNEKSTFYTSFGYYDQEGIVTTSLSNYNRLNFRVNSTHKVKDWITFGNNIGYSHIKSKGSLNTNSEYGGPLASAINLDPITPLVETDPDKIVSPNELYLGHNVILDPNGYPYGISKKVGQEMTNPLAYEQTQQGNYGWSDNIVGDVYAELEPIKGLKFKSDLGTKLAFWGGENFSPLFWLNPSYSNEETRYSKNTNTGFIWSLENTAAYNKTFGNHNVTLLLGQSSYVSNSKGMGVTYQGIPASTFEEASMNFSVADADKTSYGYENPEYKLTSLFARVNYNFSEKYLFTGIIRRDGSSRFGDNNKFGIFPSVSFGWVPSLEKFWPSNDVVDFLKLRGSYGVTGNDRLKDFAYLAIVGGGRNYTYGYDNQLIGYSPDAPPNPDLRWEQTIQSNIGVEATLYENITLVLDFFSKNTTDMLMVVDLPGYVGAEGGQYQNVASMTNKGFELELGYTRQLGGVFLDIKGNTSYVKNEVTDIGEKEYIDGASFQASEYTISRTAVGHAIGSFYGYEVLGVFRKQSEILGYTDPLTGNTIQPNAKLGDFKFADINEDGKITGDDRTFIGDPTPNWSFGLTASATYKGFDLMVFAQGVAGNQVFNGLRRLDIPYANWTTDALDRWTSENPLTDFPRIVSGDPNKNFSRPSSFYLTSGTYVRIKSIQIGYSVPANMREKIGLKKTRLYMGANNLLTFTKYQGFDPEIGGGSYGIDRVVYPQARSFIVGIDVTF; encoded by the coding sequence ATGAACAGAAATCTTTACTATGTACCAAGACACATATTAAATAGGTATGTTTACCTATGCCTGATATTGAGTTTTGGATTACTTAACCCTCTCTTTGCCCAAACAACATATACTATCAGTGGGACAGTAGCCAATCAGTCAGGCGAAACTCTTCCAGGGGTGAATGTTATTATTAAGGGCGATGTATCCCATGGTACTTCTACAGATATTGACGGTAAATTCAGTCTGACCGCTCCAAAGCCGGAAGTAACCCTCGTATTTTCCTTTGTTGGTACTGACACAAAAGAAATGCAGGCATTTGCAGGTGTTCCTCTTTCAGTAGTTCTGGAAGAAAAGAGCATCGGCCTTTCCGAACTCGTGGTAGTTGGTTATGGCACCCAGAAAAAAAGTGTTGTAACGGGTGCTATTTCCAGTGTTAAATCTAAAGATCTGGAGAAAGCTTCAATTTCAAGAATTGAGAATGCGTTGCAAGGACGGACTTCCGGACTCACAATTGCTTCAAGTTCAGGTCAGCCCGGATCTTCTGCTACCGTCCGTGTCAGGGGTACTACAACCATCAACGACAGTGATCCTTTATTTGTAGTAGACGGTATTGTAGTGGATAATGGCGGCATAGATTACCTGAATTCAGCCGATATTGAATCCATGGAAGTACTCAAAGATGCTGCTTCCTGCGCAATCTATGGAGCACGTGCTGCCAATGGAGTAATCCTTGTTACAACCAAAAAGGGGAAAGCCGGAAGTATGATTGTTAATTACAACGCATATTTTGGCACACAATCACCAGCTAAAAAACTTGATCTTCTGAATGCAACTCAATATGCTACGCTTCAGAATGAAATGGTTAAAAATTCGGGATCTTCAGCAATCCCTTATCCCAATCCTGAATCTTATGGAACCGGCACCGATTGGCAGGATGCTATCTTCAATAATAGTGCAGGAATCCAGAAACATGAACTTAGTGTAAGTGGTGGAAATGAAAAATCAACCTTCTATACTTCATTCGGATATTATGATCAGGAAGGGATTGTAACCACTTCACTATCCAATTACAACAGGCTCAATTTCCGGGTAAATTCTACTCATAAAGTAAAGGATTGGATAACCTTCGGAAATAATATCGGTTACTCCCATATTAAGAGCAAAGGATCCCTGAATACAAATTCTGAGTATGGCGGACCATTGGCTTCTGCTATTAATCTTGATCCCATTACTCCTCTCGTAGAAACTGATCCTGATAAAATTGTCTCTCCCAATGAGTTATATCTTGGACATAATGTAATCCTGGATCCAAACGGATATCCTTATGGAATCTCTAAGAAAGTTGGACAAGAAATGACAAACCCTCTGGCTTATGAACAAACACAACAGGGTAATTATGGTTGGTCCGATAATATTGTAGGTGATGTTTATGCAGAATTAGAGCCAATCAAAGGACTCAAATTCAAGTCAGACCTTGGTACCAAACTGGCTTTCTGGGGTGGTGAAAATTTCTCACCATTGTTCTGGTTAAATCCTTCTTATTCCAATGAAGAAACAAGGTATTCAAAAAATACAAATACCGGTTTCATCTGGAGTCTTGAAAATACAGCCGCCTATAATAAGACATTTGGTAATCACAACGTTACTTTACTCCTTGGACAAAGTTCCTATGTTAGCAATTCAAAGGGAATGGGTGTAACCTACCAGGGAATACCAGCCTCAACATTTGAAGAAGCTTCAATGAATTTCAGTGTTGCTGATGCCGACAAAACCAGCTATGGATATGAAAATCCCGAATATAAACTGACCTCTTTATTTGCACGTGTCAATTACAATTTCTCTGAAAAATACCTGTTTACAGGAATTATTCGCCGTGATGGTTCTTCCAGGTTTGGCGACAATAATAAGTTTGGTATTTTCCCTTCAGTATCCTTTGGATGGGTTCCTTCTCTGGAAAAATTCTGGCCAAGCAATGATGTCGTTGACTTCCTGAAATTAAGAGGATCTTATGGAGTAACCGGGAACGACAGGCTCAAAGATTTCGCCTATCTGGCTATTGTTGGAGGTGGCAGAAACTACACCTATGGTTATGATAATCAACTTATTGGTTATAGCCCTGATGCACCTCCCAATCCTGATTTGAGATGGGAACAAACCATTCAAAGCAATATTGGTGTCGAAGCAACCCTTTATGAGAATATTACCCTGGTATTGGATTTCTTCTCAAAAAACACTACCGATATGCTAATGGTTGTTGATCTGCCGGGATATGTTGGAGCTGAAGGTGGACAATATCAAAATGTTGCCTCTATGACTAACAAAGGATTTGAATTAGAACTAGGATATACCCGTCAATTGGGAGGTGTTTTCCTTGATATTAAAGGAAATACATCCTATGTTAAAAATGAAGTAACCGATATTGGTGAAAAGGAATATATTGATGGAGCAAGTTTCCAGGCAAGTGAATACACTATCAGCCGCACTGCTGTTGGCCATGCAATTGGATCATTCTATGGTTATGAAGTTTTGGGCGTCTTTAGAAAACAATCAGAAATACTGGGATACACTGATCCTCTCACAGGGAACACGATTCAACCCAATGCAAAGCTTGGAGACTTCAAATTTGCCGACATCAATGAAGATGGAAAAATTACTGGTGACGACAGAACATTTATTGGAGATCCCACACCAAACTGGTCATTTGGATTAACGGCTTCAGCCACTTATAAAGGATTTGACCTGATGGTCTTTGCTCAGGGCGTGGCTGGTAACCAGGTTTTCAATGGCTTACGCCGACTTGACATTCCTTATGCAAACTGGACAACCGATGCCCTGGATCGCTGGACAAGTGAAAATCCGCTTACTGATTTCCCTAGAATTGTATCTGGTGATCCAAATAAGAATTTTAGCAGACCTTCCAGTTTTTACCTGACAAGTGGCACCTATGTAAGGATTAAATCCATTCAAATTGGATATTCTGTACCTGCTAATATGAGGGAAAAAATCGGTCTAAAGAAAACTCGTCTTTATATGGGAGCAAACAACCTGCTTACTTTCACTAAATACCAGGGATTTGACCCTGAAATCGGTGGCGGTAGTTATGGTATCGATCGCGTTGTTTACCCACAAGCCCGTTCGTTTATTGTTGGTATTGATGTAACCTTTTAA
- a CDS encoding RagB/SusD family nutrient uptake outer membrane protein — protein MKRLAIYIFLFLAGILLITACGKDFLEVTPKGTNLEPNYYKNEAEIMSGIVAIYDALGKEIENNKYSCRIGMLNCASDDCFAGGGDASDIPDWQAWSNYSIDPGIGPQGQFWDRSYKGIFRANVLLSKIDGVKDLTASKKARYLAEAKFLRAYFYFDLIRLFKNIPLVLTPLSASEMYAITQAKPEDVWAQIEKDLKEAIPDLPEVVSADENGRVTKMAAIAYLGKVILTQNDESRMLEVAVLLEEVNTSANYSLVADYGTLFRPDNKFNSESLFEISHTSLSNEYWGGYSNLSEGNVLVQMIGPRGYTGPTYKEGYGFNVITLDLVNLLKTDPRYSHTIINVDSLKVAGVANYVAGYQNTGFFMKKYAPLIEFFSTGGGDLVLNYPYNIIEMRLADTYLMEAEALVRGGGDLTKAEFYLNKVRERVGLGPVAATLENIYRERRLELATEGQRYFDLIRTGKAASALAFKNFVAGKHEILPIPLSELNNTKMQQNPNYN, from the coding sequence ATGAAAAGACTCGCAATATATATTTTCTTATTCCTTGCTGGAATTCTGTTGATTACAGCCTGTGGCAAGGATTTTCTTGAAGTAACTCCCAAGGGTACCAATCTTGAGCCCAACTACTATAAAAATGAGGCTGAAATCATGTCAGGCATTGTTGCCATCTATGATGCATTAGGAAAGGAGATAGAAAACAATAAATATTCCTGCAGGATAGGGATGTTAAATTGTGCTTCTGATGATTGCTTTGCCGGAGGAGGAGATGCCTCTGATATTCCAGACTGGCAAGCCTGGAGTAACTATTCCATTGATCCGGGAATTGGTCCTCAGGGACAATTCTGGGATAGAAGTTATAAAGGTATTTTCCGGGCGAATGTACTCTTATCCAAAATTGATGGAGTTAAAGACCTGACAGCCTCCAAGAAAGCCCGCTACCTTGCCGAAGCAAAATTTCTGAGGGCTTACTTCTATTTTGACCTTATCAGGCTCTTTAAAAATATCCCCCTCGTACTTACACCTCTGTCTGCCTCTGAAATGTATGCTATCACCCAGGCAAAACCAGAAGATGTATGGGCACAGATCGAAAAAGATTTGAAAGAAGCAATTCCTGATCTTCCAGAAGTAGTTTCCGCAGACGAAAATGGACGCGTAACAAAAATGGCAGCCATAGCCTATCTTGGGAAGGTTATCCTCACTCAGAATGATGAATCAAGAATGCTTGAAGTTGCAGTATTACTTGAAGAAGTAAATACTTCAGCCAACTATTCATTAGTAGCTGATTATGGCACTCTTTTCCGTCCGGATAATAAGTTCAACAGTGAATCATTGTTCGAAATTTCCCATACTTCCTTATCAAATGAATACTGGGGTGGTTATTCCAACCTCAGTGAAGGGAATGTCCTGGTGCAAATGATAGGCCCCCGTGGCTATACAGGCCCTACTTATAAAGAAGGTTATGGTTTTAATGTAATTACGCTGGATCTGGTAAATTTACTCAAAACTGATCCCCGCTACTCCCATACTATCATAAACGTTGATAGTCTGAAAGTTGCCGGTGTTGCCAATTACGTAGCCGGATATCAGAATACGGGATTCTTCATGAAAAAATATGCCCCCCTTATTGAATTCTTCTCAACCGGTGGAGGTGACCTCGTTCTGAATTATCCATATAACATCATTGAAATGAGGCTTGCAGATACTTATCTTATGGAAGCTGAAGCGCTTGTTCGTGGAGGTGGGGACCTGACAAAAGCTGAATTTTATCTGAATAAAGTCAGGGAACGTGTAGGTTTAGGCCCGGTTGCTGCTACCCTTGAAAATATTTACAGGGAACGCAGACTTGAACTTGCCACCGAAGGACAACGGTATTTTGACCTGATTCGCACAGGAAAAGCCGCTTCTGCATTGGCATTTAAGAATTTTGTAGCCGGCAAACATGAAATTCTGCCAATTCCGTTATCGGAACTCAATAACACTAAAATGCAGCAAAATCCTAATTATAATTAA
- a CDS encoding glucosylceramidase, whose protein sequence is MLLFIASGSAFSCGKSGNPNTEDPDTNISVANRDIEAWITYSDKTFLLRKQLQALSFGSVNTQFPTIIIDTTQSFQTIDGFGFAMTGGSAYVLNNLPESARESIMHELFSSDSGCIGISYLRISIGASDLDATVFSYDDVPSGQTDPELKNFTLDKDRENLIPMLKTALKYNPGLKIMGSPWSAPVWMKSNKYSVGGSLKPEYYDAYARYFVKYIKGMETEGILIDAITPQNEPLNPNNNPSMVMTSDEQKVFIRDFLGPAFQNENIKTKIIVYDHNCDHPEYATNILDDSEARKYIDGSGFHLYAGNISALGQVHTKHPDKNVYFTEQWVGGPSNFGPDLQWHIKNLIIGATRNWSKNVIEWNLASDPYYKPHTNGGCTNCEGALTVHLSVSRNVSYYIIGHASGFVKSGSVRIGSSMPSKLSNVAFKTPDGKTVLIVLNENTDSQSFSIQSGTRKATTTLPGGAVATYVWK, encoded by the coding sequence ATGCTTTTATTTATTGCATCGGGCTCAGCTTTCAGTTGTGGAAAATCAGGAAATCCAAATACGGAAGATCCGGATACAAATATATCCGTTGCAAATCGGGATATTGAAGCCTGGATAACCTATTCTGACAAGACTTTCCTTCTTAGAAAGCAGTTACAGGCATTATCCTTCGGAAGTGTAAATACCCAATTCCCAACCATTATAATTGATACAACACAATCCTTTCAGACCATTGATGGCTTTGGATTTGCAATGACAGGCGGAAGTGCATATGTTCTGAATAATTTACCTGAATCAGCCCGTGAATCCATTATGCATGAGTTGTTTTCTTCTGATAGCGGATGTATTGGCATCAGCTACCTGAGAATAAGCATAGGGGCCTCAGATCTTGATGCCACTGTGTTCTCATATGATGATGTCCCTTCTGGCCAAACTGATCCTGAATTAAAGAATTTCACATTGGATAAAGACAGGGAAAACCTGATTCCAATGCTTAAAACCGCATTAAAGTACAATCCCGGACTTAAAATTATGGGATCTCCCTGGTCGGCTCCTGTATGGATGAAGTCCAATAAATATTCTGTTGGAGGCAGTCTTAAACCAGAATATTATGATGCCTATGCCAGGTATTTTGTTAAATATATTAAGGGGATGGAAACAGAAGGAATCCTGATTGATGCCATTACTCCTCAGAATGAACCTCTAAATCCAAATAATAACCCTAGCATGGTGATGACTTCAGATGAACAGAAAGTGTTTATCCGTGATTTCCTCGGTCCAGCCTTTCAGAATGAGAACATCAAAACGAAGATCATTGTCTATGACCACAATTGTGATCACCCTGAATATGCTACCAATATTCTTGATGATTCAGAAGCTCGGAAATATATTGATGGATCCGGTTTCCATCTTTATGCCGGGAACATTTCAGCATTAGGACAGGTGCATACCAAACATCCTGACAAGAACGTTTACTTTACCGAACAATGGGTAGGCGGACCCAGCAATTTTGGTCCGGATCTGCAATGGCATATTAAGAATCTTATCATTGGAGCTACAAGAAACTGGAGTAAAAATGTAATTGAGTGGAACCTTGCCTCTGATCCATATTATAAACCTCATACAAATGGCGGATGCACCAATTGCGAAGGCGCATTGACTGTTCACCTCTCCGTGAGCCGAAATGTTTCCTATTATATTATTGGGCATGCTTCCGGATTTGTAAAAAGTGGTTCAGTGAGGATTGGATCTTCAATGCCATCAAAATTGTCAAATGTTGCATTTAAAACACCAGATGGAAAAACCGTGTTAATAGTTTTAAATGAAAACACCGATTCCCAATCATTCAGTATTCAATCCGGAACCAGGAAAGCAACTACAACCTTGCCGGGTGGTGCTGTAGCGACTTATGTATGGAAATAA
- a CDS encoding PKD domain-containing protein, translating into MKHLQKYTWAVLLLLVIPLIYSSCKKEEEAEVIASFTFQVDASNYKLVKFTNTSQNYSTVSWAFGDGTTSTEVSPEHTYTAEGDFNVSMTVTSSGGATDTYAQKITISDPNVMLTKLVGATSKSWKLLRDVSTGVFPLEVGPIDRSTIWWAVGNNNDELANRPCILNDEWTFNRDGSFTFAAGGNFWREGDGIFDPANTCGETTDMVGATGEDLSAWGDGSHHFRIDAQQNKITAIGKGAYIGYYKTSTDCEVYELTPMMQDSVTYNIVSLYDGAVDTLVIEVQYKDKPADPAVLGYWRYVLVHYDDPSQEPPIPGNKPSVGFTVDVTGLTINCTNTTTGAVTYEWNFGDGATSTAANPTHTYAGGGPYTVTLTATNTNGSSTASKALFVTSDVLTEADLQGGAWKIIVDNLTIFVGGGMGDAGWWSVPKANLDGTMAGTADDWSCMADDEFIFSAGGVYEYKTSGSARNDGWWGDPHGCIDDAAIAASAGNGPAFGSGIHSYAFTPASGGNRAIIELTNGATGAAFIGFMKGFYGGENTSSANLPNGGITVNKYEVMGYAKNGAKEYLFVTCDISVDHNGSASWSTILQR; encoded by the coding sequence ATGAAACACTTACAGAAGTACACATGGGCAGTATTGCTGCTCCTGGTTATTCCCTTAATCTATTCTTCCTGCAAGAAGGAAGAAGAAGCTGAGGTAATTGCCAGTTTCACCTTTCAAGTTGATGCCAGCAATTATAAACTGGTAAAATTCACGAATACCTCTCAGAATTACTCTACTGTTTCCTGGGCTTTCGGTGATGGAACTACCTCAACAGAAGTTAGCCCGGAACATACCTACACCGCTGAAGGAGATTTCAATGTTTCTATGACAGTTACCTCTTCAGGTGGTGCCACTGATACTTATGCACAGAAAATTACCATTTCTGACCCTAATGTAATGCTGACAAAATTGGTAGGTGCAACCTCCAAATCATGGAAGCTTTTAAGGGATGTAAGCACCGGAGTTTTCCCACTGGAAGTTGGACCAATTGACAGGTCAACCATTTGGTGGGCTGTTGGAAATAATAATGATGAACTCGCCAATCGTCCTTGTATTCTTAATGATGAATGGACTTTCAACCGTGATGGTTCATTTACATTTGCCGCTGGTGGTAATTTCTGGAGAGAGGGTGATGGTATTTTCGATCCGGCAAACACTTGTGGAGAAACAACTGATATGGTTGGAGCAACAGGTGAAGACCTTTCAGCTTGGGGAGATGGTTCACACCACTTCAGAATTGATGCTCAGCAAAACAAAATTACCGCTATTGGTAAAGGCGCCTACATCGGATACTATAAAACTTCAACAGATTGTGAAGTATATGAGTTAACTCCAATGATGCAGGATTCTGTTACTTATAACATCGTAAGTCTTTATGATGGAGCTGTTGATACTCTTGTGATAGAAGTACAATATAAAGATAAACCAGCTGATCCTGCAGTATTAGGATATTGGAGATATGTTCTTGTTCATTATGATGATCCTTCACAGGAGCCTCCAATTCCAGGGAACAAACCAAGTGTTGGTTTCACCGTGGATGTAACAGGTTTAACCATTAACTGCACTAATACTACTACCGGTGCTGTTACCTATGAATGGAATTTTGGTGATGGAGCAACTTCAACTGCAGCCAACCCAACTCATACATATGCCGGTGGTGGACCATACACTGTTACCCTTACTGCAACCAATACCAATGGCTCTTCAACTGCATCCAAAGCACTTTTCGTAACATCTGATGTCCTCACTGAAGCTGATCTTCAGGGTGGTGCATGGAAAATTATTGTTGACAACTTGACAATATTTGTTGGTGGTGGAATGGGTGACGCTGGCTGGTGGAGTGTTCCTAAAGCTAACCTTGATGGAACTATGGCCGGTACTGCTGATGATTGGTCATGTATGGCTGATGATGAGTTTATTTTCTCAGCAGGTGGCGTATATGAATACAAAACCAGTGGTTCTGCCCGTAATGATGGCTGGTGGGGTGATCCACACGGCTGTATTGATGACGCAGCTATAGCCGCAAGTGCAGGCAATGGCCCGGCATTCGGAAGTGGAATCCACTCCTATGCCTTCACTCCTGCTTCAGGTGGAAACAGGGCTATCATTGAACTGACAAACGGTGCTACAGGTGCTGCATTTATCGGTTTCATGAAGGGCTTCTACGGTGGTGAAAACACCAGCAGCGCAAACCTGCCAAACGGTGGAATTACTGTCAATAAATATGAAGTAATGGGTTATGCTAAAAACGGTGCTAAAGAATACCTTTTCGTAACTTGTGATATCAGTGTTGACCATAATGGTTCAGCTTCCTGGTCAACAATCCTGCAAAGATAA